The Aquipuribacter hungaricus genome contains a region encoding:
- the erpA gene encoding iron-sulfur cluster insertion protein ErpA translates to MTDTTTTSATTSVGTTAETAKAPHEVTLTSVAADKVKGLLAQEGRDDLRLRLAVQPGGCSGLIYQLYFDDRTMDGDAVREFEGVELVVDRMSVPYLAGATVDFADTIEKQGFQIDNPNAQGSCACGDSFH, encoded by the coding sequence ATGACCGACACCACCACGACCTCCGCGACCACCAGCGTCGGCACGACGGCCGAGACCGCCAAGGCCCCGCACGAGGTGACGCTCACCAGCGTCGCCGCCGACAAGGTCAAGGGCCTGCTCGCCCAGGAGGGCCGCGACGACCTGCGCCTGCGCCTGGCCGTCCAGCCCGGCGGCTGCTCCGGCCTCATCTACCAGCTGTACTTCGACGACCGGACCATGGACGGCGACGCCGTCCGCGAGTTCGAGGGCGTCGAGCTGGTCGTGGACCGGATGAGCGTCCCCTACCTCGCCGGTGCGACCGTCGACTTCGCCGACACCATCGAGAAGCAGGGCTTCCAGATCGACAACCCCAACGCGCAGGGCTCCTGCGCGTGCGGTGACTCCTTCCACTGA
- a CDS encoding glycerate kinase: AGDAGAPDPGRLVALPGAGAAGGLGFALLALGARRLPGVQAVADAVGLAGRLDGADLLLTGEGSFDWQSLRGKVVAGVAHVAQAVAVPVVVVAGQVAVGRRELAVAGVEAAYAVATGEQEVAESLAAPARTLAARTARVARTWHR, from the coding sequence GCGGGCGACGCCGGGGCCCCCGACCCGGGCAGGCTCGTCGCCCTGCCCGGCGCCGGCGCCGCAGGCGGCCTGGGGTTCGCCCTGCTGGCCCTCGGCGCGCGCCGCCTTCCGGGCGTCCAGGCCGTCGCCGACGCCGTGGGCCTGGCCGGGAGGCTGGACGGGGCGGACCTCCTGCTCACCGGTGAGGGCTCGTTCGACTGGCAGAGCCTGCGGGGCAAGGTCGTCGCCGGGGTGGCGCACGTCGCCCAGGCCGTCGCGGTCCCCGTGGTCGTCGTCGCGGGGCAGGTCGCCGTGGGCCGCCGGGAGCTCGCGGTCGCCGGGGTCGAGGCGGCCTACGCGGTGGCCACCGGCGAGCAGGAGGTCGCCGAGTCCCTGGCCGCCCCCGCCCGCACGCTCGCGGCGCGGACCGCCCGGGTCGCCCGCACCTGGCACCGCTGA